In Populus alba chromosome 1, ASM523922v2, whole genome shotgun sequence, a single window of DNA contains:
- the LOC118047031 gene encoding DNA topoisomerase 2 isoform X2: protein MAAATKKVPLATSNSVNTNQGKTIEETYQKKSQLEHILLRPDTYIGSIEKHAQTLWVYEGDKIVHRSVTYVPGLYKIFDEILVNAADNKQRDPKMDSLKVVIDGENNLVSVYNNGDGVPVEIHKEEGVYVPELIFGHLLTSSNYDDAEKKTTGGRNGYGAKLTNIFSTEFVIETADGKRQKKYKQVFSNNMGKKSEPMITKCKEGENWTKVTFKPDLAKFSMTHLEEDVVALMKKRVVDMAGCLGKTVKIELNGSRVPVKSFQDYVYMYLNSASEPGSERPKSFYEKVGDRWEVCVSLTEGQFQQVSFVNSIATIKGGTHVDYVTNQITNYVMNAVNKKHKNSNIKAHNVKNYLWVFVNCLIDNPAFDSQTKETLTLRQSSFGSKCELSEDFLKKVAKSDIVDNLLSWAKFKENKELKKTDGTKTAKVNVPKLEDANEAGGRYSEKCTLILTEGDSAKALAIAGVAGLSQTERSFYGVFPLRGKLLNVREATPKQLKENKEIECIKKILGLQHDKQYSNVKSLRYGHLMIMTDQDHDGSHIKGLLINFLHSFWPSLLKVPSFLVEFITPIVKATHRNGTVLSFYSMPEYESWKGSLAGNASSWSIKYYKGLGTSTSKEGKAYFQSLDKHKKDFIWMDEQDGDAIELAFSKKKIEARKSWLRQYEPGTHLDQKQKLIKYSDFINKELILFSMADLQRSIPSMVDGLKPGQRKILFCSFKRNFVKEAKISQFSGYVSEHSAYHHGEQSLASTIIGMAQDFVGSNNINLLLPNGQFGTRSVGGKDHASARYIYTQLSPITRFLFPKDDDGLLDYLDEDGQTIEPTWYMPIIPMVLVNGCEGIGTGWSTFIPNYNPRDVVANIRRLLNGEMMEPMNPWYRGFKGTIEKGASKEAGCSYTVNGVINEVNETTLRITELPIRRWTDDYKAFLNSVTEGNRDENGNLPKDPFIKDFRKYGDDATVVFEVLLSEENMMIAKQEGLLKKFKLTTSISTSNMHLFDSAGVIKKYDNPEQILEDFFHLRLEYYERRKKVLLENLEFELLKLENKVRFILGVVRGEIIVNNRKRADLFQELHQKGFTPIPKKSKAVVAGATDDKDEAEDSLEVSGVRASDYDYLLSMAIGTLTLEKVQQLCADHDKLNGEVDNLRKTTPIVLWVKDLEALEMQLDVLDKCDAEAEEARKKLKGDANGEAGFKVSKQAPKNPRKYTKKAINEEVSVETMGKPSSSAMETGQQAENAAEVVKPKGRGGSRKAPAKKDKPISDEDDEIESLKDRLKAYRLDSSPEQSAETETDVLRVPAGRNAARKKPLAAVSVISDSEDEPDLDDDFDVQVKAVPETKKKGGRKAAAANEKAAKPPAATKRRGPASKQSQGLGQQLLTEMLKPAEESGISPEKKVRKMRASPFNKKSGSLLGGNHKGDDTGIETMPASTSENADVIDVPAKARPQRATRKQTTYVLSDSESEDSDFEQASEDSDSD, encoded by the exons atgGCGGCAGCGACCAAGAAAGTCCCATTAGCAACAAGCAACAGCGTAAACACGAACCAGGGGAAGACAATCGAAGAAACCTACCAGAAAAAGTCCCAATTGGAGCACATTCTTCTGCGACCCGACACCTATATCGGGTCAATCGAGAAGCACGCACAGACCCTCTGGGTTTACGAGGGTGACAAAATAGTGCACCGATCGGTCACCTATGTGCCAGGTCTTTacaaaatctttgatgaaataTTGGTGAATGCAGCGGATAATAAGCAAAGAGACCCGAAAATGGACTCTTTGAAGGTCGTGATTGATGGGGAGAATAATCTGGTTAGTGTTTATAACAATGGAGATGGGGTTCCGGTGGAGATACACAAGGAGGAAGGTGTTTATGTGCCTGAATTGATTTTTGGGCATTTGTTGACTAGTAGTAATTATGATGATGCTGAGAAGAAGACCACTGGCGGGAGAAACGGGTATGGTGCAAAGCTTACGAATATTTTTTCGACCGAGTTTGTGATTGAGACGGCTGATGGGAAAAGGCAAAAGAAGTATAAGCAG GTTTTCTCTAACAACATGGGGAAAAAATCTGAGCCAATGATCACTAAGTGCAAGGAGGGTGAGAATTGGACCAAGGTGACATTTAAGCCTGATTTGGCTAAGTTTAGCATGACTCATCTGGAAGAAGATGTGGTAGCTTTGATGAAGAAAAGGGTGGTTGACATGGCTGGTTGCCTTGGAAAGACTGTGAAGATTGAGCTCAACGGAAGTCGTGTGCCTGTCAAATCATTTCAAGATTATGTTTACATGTACTTGAACTCTGCCTCTGAACCTGGCTCAGAACGCCCTAAAAG TTTCTACGAGAAAGTTGGTGATAGGTGGGAGGTTTGTGTGAGCCTCACGGAAGGTCAATTCCAGCAG GTCAGCTTCGTTAATAGCATTGCAACCATCAAGGGTGGAACTCATGTTGATTACGTCACTAATCAGATCACTAATTATGTGATGAATGCTGTTAATAAGAAGCACAAGAATTCCAACATCAAAGCCCATAACGTGAAGAACTATCTGTGGGTTTTTGTCAATTGCCTTATTGATAACCCTGCTTTTGATTCTCAAACAAAGGAAACGTTGACACTTCGCCAGAGCAGTTTTGGATCGAAATGTGAACTTTCTGAAGACTTTTTGAAGAAAG TGGCAAAGTCTGACATCGTCGACAACCTCCTCTCGTGGGCAAAATTCAAGGAAAACAAGGAGCTTAAGAAGACTGATGGAACAAAGACAGCGAAGGTTAATGTTCCGAAGCTCGAGGATGCTAACGAGGCTGGAGGGAGGTACTCTGAAAAATGTACATTGATATTGACTGAAGGAGATTCAGCAAAAGCTCTGGCA ATAGCTGGTGTGGCTGGGCTGTCTCAGACGGAACGGAGTTTCTACGGTGTATTTCCTTTGAGAGGTAAATTGCTCAATGTGCGAGAAGCCACGCCTAAACAGCTCAAAGAGAATAAGGAAATTGAGTGCATCAAGAAGATTCTTGGTTTGCAGCATGATAAGCAGTACAGTAATGTCAAGTCTCTGAGATACGGTCATCTGATGATAATGACAGACCAG GATCATGATGGGTCTCACATTAAAGGCCTGCTGATCAATTTCCTTCATTCATTCTGGCCATCATTACTGAAAGTCCCATCATTCTTGGTTGAGTTTATAACTCCTATTGTCAAG GCAACTCATAGAAACGGAACAGTTCTATCGTTTTATTCCATGCCGGAGTATGAATCCTGGAAAGGAAGTTTGGCGGGAAATGCGAGTAGCTGGTCCATCAAATACTATAAG GGGTTGGGAACAAGTACATCCAAGGAAGGAAAAGCATACTTTCAAAGTCTTGACAAGCACAAGAAagactttatatggatggatgAGCAAGATGGGGATGCAATAGAGCTTGCGTTTAGTAAAAAGAAGATCGAAGCAAGAAAGAGTTGGCTTCGGCAGTACGAG CCTGGTACTCACCTTGATCAGAAACAGAAGCTCATAAAGTACAGCGATTTCATTAACAAGGAGCTTATATTGTTTTCCATGGCGGATCTTCAAAGATCCATTCCTTCAATGGTTGATGGCCTCAAGCCTGGTCAGAGGAAGatccttttctgttcttttaaGAGGAATTTTGTCAAAGAGGCGAAGATTTCCCAGTTTTCTGGTTATGTATCCGAGCATTCTGCTTATCATCATGGTGAGCAGAGTCTTGCCAGTACAATCATTGGAATGGCACAGGATTTTGTTGGCAGCAACAACATTAACCTTCTTCTGCCAAATGGTCAATTTGGCACCCGCAGTGTG GGAGGCAAAGACCATGCAAGTGCTAGGTACATTTATACTCAGCTCTCTCCTATTACGAGGTTCTTGTTCCCAAAGGATGATGATGGCCTTCTTGATTACTTGGATGAAGATGGGCAAACCATTGAACCTACTTg GTACATGCCAATTATTCCAATGGTCCTTGTGAATGGTTGTGAAGGAATCGGCACTGGCTGGAGCACTTTCATCCCTAACTATAACCCAAGGGATGTTGTCGCAAACATAAGGCGgttattgaatggtgaaatgaTGGAGCCTATGAATCCATGGTATAGAGGTTTTAAAGGAACTATTGAAAAAGGTGCATCAAAGGAAGCTGGTTGTAGCTACACTGTTAATGGTGTCATCAATGAAGTAAATGAGACAACACTCAGGATAACTGAACTGCCCATCCGTCGGTGGACAGATGATTACAAGGCATTTTTGAATTCTGTTACAGAGGGGAATAGAGATGAAAATGGCAATTTACCAAAGGATCCCTTTATTAAG GATTTCAGAAAGTATGGTGATGATGCGACAGTAGTTTTTGAAGTTCTGTTGTCGGAAGAGAACATGATGATTGCAAAGCAAGAGGGTTTgctaaagaaatttaaattaaccaCCTCAATTAGCACAAGTAATATGCACCTCTTTGATTCAGCAGGggtgattaaaaaatatgacaacCCAGAACAAA TCCTTGAAGATTTTTTCCACTTAAGGCTTGAATACTACGAGAGAAGAAAG AAAGTTCTGCTGGAAAATCTAGAATTCGAGTTGTTGAAACTGGAAAACAAGGTCAGGTTTATCCTTGGAGTCGTGAGAGGTGAAATCATTGTGAATAACAGGAAGAGAGCCGATTTGTTCCAAGAGCTGCACCAGAAAGGTTTTACCCCCATTCCGAAGAAATCTAAGGCTGTTGTTGCTGGGGCAACGGATGATAAAGATGAAGCAGAAGACAGCCTTGAAGTTTCTGGGGTGAGGGCTAGTGACTATGACTATTTGCTGTCAATGGCAATTGGAACCTTGACACTAGAAAAGGTTCAGCAGCTATGTGCTGACCATGACAAACTCAATGGAGAGGTTGACAATTTAAGAAAGACAACTCCAATAGTTTTGTGGGTGAAAGATCTTGAGGCTCTTGAGATGCAACTTGAT GTGCTGGATAAATGTGATGCTGAAGCAGAGGAggcaagaaagaaattaaaaggtgATGCAAATGGCGAAGCTGGTTTTAAGGTTTCTAAACAAGCACCTAAAAATCCAAGGAAGTACACTAAGAAAGCCATAAATGAAGAAGTATCTGTTGAGACCATGGGAAAACCATCCAGTTCTGCAATGGAGACAGGTCAGCAGGCAG AGAATGCTGCTGAGGTAGTGAAACCCAAAGGAAGGGGAGGATCAAGGAAGGCTCCTGCTAAAAAG GACAAACCAATTTCGGATGAGGATGATGAAATAGAATCGTTGAAGGATCGACTTAAGGCATATAGACTTGATTCTTCGCCTGAGCAATCAGCTG AAACGGAGACTGATGTGCTTCGAGTACCAGCTGGGAGAAACGCTGCTAGGAAGAAGCCTCTAGCGGCTGTCTCAGTAATTTCTGATAGTGAGGACGAACCAGATCTTGACGACGACTTCGATGTACAAGTGAAAGCTGTcccagaaacaaaaaagaaggggGGGAGAAAAGCTGCTGCTGCAAATGAAAAGGCGGCCAAACCACCTGCAGCGACGAAGAGGAGAGGGCCAGCCAGCAAGCAGTCCCAGGGATTGGGCCAGCAGCTTCTAACTGAAATGTTGAAGCCTGCTGAAGAATCAGGAATATCTCCAGAAAagaaagtgaggaaaatgaGGGCATCTCCATTCAACAAGAAGAGTGGTTCTTTATTGGGCGGAAATCACAAGGGAGATGATACTGGAATTGAAACAATGCCAGCTTCTACATCTGAAAACGCCGATGTCATCGACGTGCCAGCAAAAGCAAGACCGCAGAGGGCAACCCGGAAGCAGACTACGTATGTCTTGAGTGACTCAGAGAGTGAAGATTCTGATTTTGAGCAGGCTAGTGAAGATTCGGACTCCGACTAG
- the LOC118047031 gene encoding DNA topoisomerase 2 isoform X4, whose translation MAAATKKVPLATSNSVNTNQGKTIEETYQKKSQLEHILLRPDTYIGSIEKHAQTLWVYEGDKIVHRSVTYVPGLYKIFDEILVNAADNKQRDPKMDSLKVVIDGENNLVSVYNNGDGVPVEIHKEEGVYVPELIFGHLLTSSNYDDAEKKTTGGRNGYGAKLTNIFSTEFVIETADGKRQKKYKQVFSNNMGKKSEPMITKCKEGENWTKVTFKPDLAKFSMTHLEEDVVALMKKRVVDMAGCLGKTVKIELNGSRVPVKSFQDYVYMYLNSASEPGSERPKSFYEKVGDRWEVCVSLTEGQFQQVSFVNSIATIKGGTHVDYVTNQITNYVMNAVNKKHKNSNIKAHNVKNYLWVFVNCLIDNPAFDSQTKETLTLRQSSFGSKCELSEDFLKKVAKSDIVDNLLSWAKFKENKELKKTDGTKTAKVNVPKLEDANEAGGRYSEKCTLILTEGDSAKALAIAGVAGLSQTERSFYGVFPLRGKLLNVREATPKQLKENKEIECIKKILGLQHDKQYSNVKSLRYGHLMIMTDQDHDGSHIKGLLINFLHSFWPSLLKVPSFLVEFITPIVKATHRNGTVLSFYSMPEYESWKGSLAGNASSWSIKYYKGLGTSTSKEGKAYFQSLDKHKKDFIWMDEQDGDAIELAFSKKKIEARKSWLRQYEPGTHLDQKQKLIKYSDFINKELILFSMADLQRSIPSMVDGLKPGQRKILFCSFKRNFVKEAKISQFSGYVSEHSAYHHGEQSLASTIIGMAQDFVGSNNINLLLPNGQFGTRSVGGKDHASARYIYTQLSPITRFLFPKDDDGLLDYLDEDGQTIEPTWYMPIIPMVLVNGCEGIGTGWSTFIPNYNPRDVVANIRRLLNGEMMEPMNPWYRGFKGTIEKGASKEAGCSYTVNGVINEVNETTLRITELPIRRWTDDYKAFLNSVTEGNRDENGNLPKDPFIKDFRKYGDDATVVFEVLLSEENMMIAKQEGLLKKFKLTTSISTSNMHLFDSAGVIKKYDNPEQILEDFFHLRLEYYERRKKVLLENLEFELLKLENKVRFILGVVRGEIIVNNRKRADLFQELHQKGFTPIPKKSKAVVAGATDDKDEAEDSLEVSGVRASDYDYLLSMAIGTLTLEKVQQLCADHDKLNGEVDNLRKTTPIVLWVKDLEALEMQLDVLDKCDAEAEEARKKLKGDANGEAGFKVSKQAPKNPRKYTKKAINEEVSVETMGKPSSSAMETENAAEVVKPKGRGGSRKAPAKKDKPISDEDDEIESLKDRLKAYRLDSSPEQSAETETDVLRVPAGRNAARKKPLAAVSVISDSEDEPDLDDDFDVQVKAVPETKKKGGRKAAAANEKAAKPPAATKRRGPASKQSQGLGQQLLTEMLKPAEESGISPEKKVRKMRASPFNKKSGSLLGGNHKGDDTGIETMPASTSENADVIDVPAKARPQRATRKQTTYVLSDSESEDSDFEQASEDSDSD comes from the exons atgGCGGCAGCGACCAAGAAAGTCCCATTAGCAACAAGCAACAGCGTAAACACGAACCAGGGGAAGACAATCGAAGAAACCTACCAGAAAAAGTCCCAATTGGAGCACATTCTTCTGCGACCCGACACCTATATCGGGTCAATCGAGAAGCACGCACAGACCCTCTGGGTTTACGAGGGTGACAAAATAGTGCACCGATCGGTCACCTATGTGCCAGGTCTTTacaaaatctttgatgaaataTTGGTGAATGCAGCGGATAATAAGCAAAGAGACCCGAAAATGGACTCTTTGAAGGTCGTGATTGATGGGGAGAATAATCTGGTTAGTGTTTATAACAATGGAGATGGGGTTCCGGTGGAGATACACAAGGAGGAAGGTGTTTATGTGCCTGAATTGATTTTTGGGCATTTGTTGACTAGTAGTAATTATGATGATGCTGAGAAGAAGACCACTGGCGGGAGAAACGGGTATGGTGCAAAGCTTACGAATATTTTTTCGACCGAGTTTGTGATTGAGACGGCTGATGGGAAAAGGCAAAAGAAGTATAAGCAG GTTTTCTCTAACAACATGGGGAAAAAATCTGAGCCAATGATCACTAAGTGCAAGGAGGGTGAGAATTGGACCAAGGTGACATTTAAGCCTGATTTGGCTAAGTTTAGCATGACTCATCTGGAAGAAGATGTGGTAGCTTTGATGAAGAAAAGGGTGGTTGACATGGCTGGTTGCCTTGGAAAGACTGTGAAGATTGAGCTCAACGGAAGTCGTGTGCCTGTCAAATCATTTCAAGATTATGTTTACATGTACTTGAACTCTGCCTCTGAACCTGGCTCAGAACGCCCTAAAAG TTTCTACGAGAAAGTTGGTGATAGGTGGGAGGTTTGTGTGAGCCTCACGGAAGGTCAATTCCAGCAG GTCAGCTTCGTTAATAGCATTGCAACCATCAAGGGTGGAACTCATGTTGATTACGTCACTAATCAGATCACTAATTATGTGATGAATGCTGTTAATAAGAAGCACAAGAATTCCAACATCAAAGCCCATAACGTGAAGAACTATCTGTGGGTTTTTGTCAATTGCCTTATTGATAACCCTGCTTTTGATTCTCAAACAAAGGAAACGTTGACACTTCGCCAGAGCAGTTTTGGATCGAAATGTGAACTTTCTGAAGACTTTTTGAAGAAAG TGGCAAAGTCTGACATCGTCGACAACCTCCTCTCGTGGGCAAAATTCAAGGAAAACAAGGAGCTTAAGAAGACTGATGGAACAAAGACAGCGAAGGTTAATGTTCCGAAGCTCGAGGATGCTAACGAGGCTGGAGGGAGGTACTCTGAAAAATGTACATTGATATTGACTGAAGGAGATTCAGCAAAAGCTCTGGCA ATAGCTGGTGTGGCTGGGCTGTCTCAGACGGAACGGAGTTTCTACGGTGTATTTCCTTTGAGAGGTAAATTGCTCAATGTGCGAGAAGCCACGCCTAAACAGCTCAAAGAGAATAAGGAAATTGAGTGCATCAAGAAGATTCTTGGTTTGCAGCATGATAAGCAGTACAGTAATGTCAAGTCTCTGAGATACGGTCATCTGATGATAATGACAGACCAG GATCATGATGGGTCTCACATTAAAGGCCTGCTGATCAATTTCCTTCATTCATTCTGGCCATCATTACTGAAAGTCCCATCATTCTTGGTTGAGTTTATAACTCCTATTGTCAAG GCAACTCATAGAAACGGAACAGTTCTATCGTTTTATTCCATGCCGGAGTATGAATCCTGGAAAGGAAGTTTGGCGGGAAATGCGAGTAGCTGGTCCATCAAATACTATAAG GGGTTGGGAACAAGTACATCCAAGGAAGGAAAAGCATACTTTCAAAGTCTTGACAAGCACAAGAAagactttatatggatggatgAGCAAGATGGGGATGCAATAGAGCTTGCGTTTAGTAAAAAGAAGATCGAAGCAAGAAAGAGTTGGCTTCGGCAGTACGAG CCTGGTACTCACCTTGATCAGAAACAGAAGCTCATAAAGTACAGCGATTTCATTAACAAGGAGCTTATATTGTTTTCCATGGCGGATCTTCAAAGATCCATTCCTTCAATGGTTGATGGCCTCAAGCCTGGTCAGAGGAAGatccttttctgttcttttaaGAGGAATTTTGTCAAAGAGGCGAAGATTTCCCAGTTTTCTGGTTATGTATCCGAGCATTCTGCTTATCATCATGGTGAGCAGAGTCTTGCCAGTACAATCATTGGAATGGCACAGGATTTTGTTGGCAGCAACAACATTAACCTTCTTCTGCCAAATGGTCAATTTGGCACCCGCAGTGTG GGAGGCAAAGACCATGCAAGTGCTAGGTACATTTATACTCAGCTCTCTCCTATTACGAGGTTCTTGTTCCCAAAGGATGATGATGGCCTTCTTGATTACTTGGATGAAGATGGGCAAACCATTGAACCTACTTg GTACATGCCAATTATTCCAATGGTCCTTGTGAATGGTTGTGAAGGAATCGGCACTGGCTGGAGCACTTTCATCCCTAACTATAACCCAAGGGATGTTGTCGCAAACATAAGGCGgttattgaatggtgaaatgaTGGAGCCTATGAATCCATGGTATAGAGGTTTTAAAGGAACTATTGAAAAAGGTGCATCAAAGGAAGCTGGTTGTAGCTACACTGTTAATGGTGTCATCAATGAAGTAAATGAGACAACACTCAGGATAACTGAACTGCCCATCCGTCGGTGGACAGATGATTACAAGGCATTTTTGAATTCTGTTACAGAGGGGAATAGAGATGAAAATGGCAATTTACCAAAGGATCCCTTTATTAAG GATTTCAGAAAGTATGGTGATGATGCGACAGTAGTTTTTGAAGTTCTGTTGTCGGAAGAGAACATGATGATTGCAAAGCAAGAGGGTTTgctaaagaaatttaaattaaccaCCTCAATTAGCACAAGTAATATGCACCTCTTTGATTCAGCAGGggtgattaaaaaatatgacaacCCAGAACAAA TCCTTGAAGATTTTTTCCACTTAAGGCTTGAATACTACGAGAGAAGAAAG AAAGTTCTGCTGGAAAATCTAGAATTCGAGTTGTTGAAACTGGAAAACAAGGTCAGGTTTATCCTTGGAGTCGTGAGAGGTGAAATCATTGTGAATAACAGGAAGAGAGCCGATTTGTTCCAAGAGCTGCACCAGAAAGGTTTTACCCCCATTCCGAAGAAATCTAAGGCTGTTGTTGCTGGGGCAACGGATGATAAAGATGAAGCAGAAGACAGCCTTGAAGTTTCTGGGGTGAGGGCTAGTGACTATGACTATTTGCTGTCAATGGCAATTGGAACCTTGACACTAGAAAAGGTTCAGCAGCTATGTGCTGACCATGACAAACTCAATGGAGAGGTTGACAATTTAAGAAAGACAACTCCAATAGTTTTGTGGGTGAAAGATCTTGAGGCTCTTGAGATGCAACTTGAT GTGCTGGATAAATGTGATGCTGAAGCAGAGGAggcaagaaagaaattaaaaggtgATGCAAATGGCGAAGCTGGTTTTAAGGTTTCTAAACAAGCACCTAAAAATCCAAGGAAGTACACTAAGAAAGCCATAAATGAAGAAGTATCTGTTGAGACCATGGGAAAACCATCCAGTTCTGCAATGGAGACAG AGAATGCTGCTGAGGTAGTGAAACCCAAAGGAAGGGGAGGATCAAGGAAGGCTCCTGCTAAAAAG GACAAACCAATTTCGGATGAGGATGATGAAATAGAATCGTTGAAGGATCGACTTAAGGCATATAGACTTGATTCTTCGCCTGAGCAATCAGCTG AAACGGAGACTGATGTGCTTCGAGTACCAGCTGGGAGAAACGCTGCTAGGAAGAAGCCTCTAGCGGCTGTCTCAGTAATTTCTGATAGTGAGGACGAACCAGATCTTGACGACGACTTCGATGTACAAGTGAAAGCTGTcccagaaacaaaaaagaaggggGGGAGAAAAGCTGCTGCTGCAAATGAAAAGGCGGCCAAACCACCTGCAGCGACGAAGAGGAGAGGGCCAGCCAGCAAGCAGTCCCAGGGATTGGGCCAGCAGCTTCTAACTGAAATGTTGAAGCCTGCTGAAGAATCAGGAATATCTCCAGAAAagaaagtgaggaaaatgaGGGCATCTCCATTCAACAAGAAGAGTGGTTCTTTATTGGGCGGAAATCACAAGGGAGATGATACTGGAATTGAAACAATGCCAGCTTCTACATCTGAAAACGCCGATGTCATCGACGTGCCAGCAAAAGCAAGACCGCAGAGGGCAACCCGGAAGCAGACTACGTATGTCTTGAGTGACTCAGAGAGTGAAGATTCTGATTTTGAGCAGGCTAGTGAAGATTCGGACTCCGACTAG